TGGCATCTAGCCGCCGAATCAAGGTCATGGGCAAAATCACATCGCGGTACTTGCCCCTTTTATAGTGATCCCTGAGTAAATTCGCAATGCCCCAAATGAAATTCACCATGGGCTGAAACTGATTGCCGTCCATAACTCTCGCTCTGTCTAAAATAAAGGGTAGAAAAACCTAATCCCTCATCGTTGCGCATTTTAGCATAAGTGCTGCTAACAGATGTTAGGCCATGATCAATTTTCACTTTAATCTTATTTAAAAATATATGTTATTAAAAACACGTGCTATAGATACAAACCATAAGCAATTTAATCAAAGGGAGCGACATGCTTTTAAATGCCGTGATAGAAAAGGATGAACATGGGTATTTTGCTTTTGTCCCTTCTTTGCAAGGTTGTGTGTCTCAGGGCGAAAGTTATGAAGAAGCTCTGGCAAATATCAAAGAGGCGATCGAGCTTTACTTAGAAACCTTAGAGGCAGATGAGTTAGCTCATCTCTCCAATACAAATTTTGTAATAGTCCCTATTGAAGTGGCTTTAAATGCCTGAATCGTCATGTCTTACGGTAGCCCATTGCCTTCCATAAATGGGTGTACTACATTCATTTCAACATATTTTTCTATGATTTCTTCAAGGTTGTTTGGGGCATCGCTTCAATTTTTTTAAGGGCTTCATTGAGATATAGAGCCGAACAAAATTTAAAATAGTCTTTGGCGATATTTTTGGTTCTTATTTGTTCTGCAAAGGCATACAATCCTTGAAACAAGGCTTTATGTATATCTTGTAGTCCCTTAATCGTGCCGACTTCTATGTCGTTAATTGCCCCGTTTTCAAAGAGCTGTTTAGCGTTTTCTAGGCTTTGTTCATCCAGGTTCATAATAATCCTTTATTTTTGACATTTTTTAGCTATAACAAAGTTTCGTGTTTTTTGCTATTAACTCCCACGCATTTTAAACAATAAAAAACATTTCAAATTAAATTAAATGAAATAAAAAATATTGCAAATAGTATTAAATACAATGCTAAATATGCTTACCCCCACTCCCTTTTTGGGCTTGTTCTTGTTTCACTTGCTCCAAAATCTTTGGCAAGTCATCGTTAAGGTTATACAAGTCCTCAAATACATTTGCGCCACTCCCTTTAGCTTGCTTGCCTTTTGCGGGTCTGCCTTGCCTATTTGGCAGGTATTTAAAATTGCTTATTTCCTTGTTAATTTCGGCATTTATTGCTCTACATGTTCTAAGCTCTGCTCTTGGCAACTTTCTAAAAAACGAGCAAATCCGCCACAATCACCCTCTGCTTTACAACTTTCTAAAAAGCTCAAATACTCCGCCCGCCGACTATCTACAATCAAGGGCGGGATTAAGTCGTTTTGGATAGCTTGAAACGCCATAATCAACCGACCTGTACGCCCATTGCCATCAATGAAAGGATGGATACGCTCGTATTCGGCGTGAAACACAGCAATTTGGGTTAGGTTAAGGGCATTACTTAGATATTGAAACAATAAGTTTTCTAGCTTTTGGGCGATAAAAATGGGGGGAGTGGGAGCAAAATTTGCACCCGCCACAATGACTTCAGCGGTGCGGTAAGTGCCGATGGGCTTAGAAACAAATTGCGGGGTTATGTCTAAAGCGGTCTTAAACAACAGATAGTGTAAATCTTTAATAAAACCTATGGTTAAAAGCGTGTCTTTGTTGCTAGCCTCACGCACAACTAAGTCATAAGCATTAGCAAACCCCAAAATAATGAGCTGTTCGTGTAAGGGTTTGTTAGGTGCGGTTAAGCCTTTTTCTAAAAGCTGCTTAGTTTCGTCTAATTGCAAACTTAAACCCTCTATGGCGTTGCTGTGGTGCGTGAGTGTAACACGCAAGGTTCTAAAAAGTTGCTCCCTTTGGAGTAAAGATAAGTCGCTTAGTTTGTATGCCATTTTGTTAAGAATTTAGTAATTTGGTAGAATGAGGTATTGAGAATAGACTTATTCAAGCTACTCTCTTGTTTCACAATCGCTTGTAAGCAGTTGTGTTATGTGTATGTCCTCACATTTTTGGTTTGCCTTGACCGAAAAATTTTTAAAGATAGTTCTTAATTCATCTTTTGAGATTTTGTCTTCGGCAACATCCAATACAAGTTTTTCCAATTTTTCTTCAAGTTTATCTATTATTTCTTTCTCATTGATGAAAAAGAAATGCATACAGAGATAAACAGCTGTTCTTTTATTGCCGTCTGGAAATGGATGAAATTTGACACATGAAAAGAAAAGATGCGCCATTTTGCTCTCAAATGTTGGGTAGTAATCATCATTCTTAATGTGTTCGAGCACACTCTCAAGGTAACCTATGCTAGTAGGGTTTATTCCTTTTAGTCCCCCGTCAGCTCCAATATCTCATTATGTATATCAATGGCTTCACCAATATTGATATAAATCAAACTATTTTGTCTGCCAATCTTTTATAGACCGCTAAAATGTCCGGATCCTCGAGTCTTTTTCGACATGCAATACGGGCTTCTTGCACAATTTTCGCGCGCTTTTCTTCACTTATTTCTATTTGTTTTTCATGTAATGGCTGTTTCATTTCGACTTGTGTATGTTTTAAATTTGGCATATATTCATCTCCAAGATATTTCGGTAATTATATCACTCTATGGAAGTTTTGGGGGCACCACTACTAACACCCATTTGCTTATTTTTTCTTACCTATAATCGCATGCACTGATCTTTTCAATCAAATCCACATTTTTTAAAGACAGCGTGATCACCCTAAGCAAGGTTTCAAAAATGTATTTATCGCTGATTTAACAATAGAATAAATTGCGCTTAAAGGTTTGTATTTCGCAAGCGTTTATAGCACTTATGGCGTATGTTAAAATGCAAGGGCTTATTTGTGGTAGTCGCTTGTGATGCCGTGCTTAGTTTCAAACTCAATAATGGCATCGCTTAGTTTAGTGTTTTCATATTCAAGGTCATCGATTTTCTCTTGGGCTTGTCTTAGATTTTCTTGCGCATCGTCATATTGACTTTTTAAAGCGTCATAGTCAGCTTGTGAAGGTTTGGGGGCATATCCTCTTGCTTTAGCACTTCTTGCATTTGTGGGGCTTGTTTAAGCTTGTTGATTTGTTCTTGCATGCTGGTAAGCTCATCGTTATGAGTTTTATTTAGATCAGTGATAGCCTTGCGGTGTTTCTCTTTTAAGTCCTTAATCACTTGCTCATGTCCAGCTTTTAAAGTGTTAAGGGCGGTGTTGTCGGTGATATATATACTTCTTTAGGCTTTCTCTTTTCAAGCTCTGTAATCCGCTTGGACAGCTTGCTATTTATTGTTTGCAAGCCTTGGATAGTGTCCTTATATTCGTTTTCTATGCCTTCAAGCTCTTTCTTATAGCCTCTGCTTAGGTTATACTTTTCCTCTGCAAAATCATTAACACGCTTTTCTAGAATTTGTTTATCAAACTTTAAAAGGTTCATGTTCGCAAGGGTAACACCATGATCGGTTTGCAAGTTTTTAAGCTCGGCACTTAATTTGTCTTTTGCCTCTGTAAGCTCTATCTTTTCTTGTAAGCGTGCCTCTGCCAAATTTTCAAGCTCTGTAATGCGTGCTTTTAAGCTCTCAATACTAAGCCCCTCTTTCTTTAACTCACGCAAGGCTTTATAATCGGCAGCCTCAAATTCACTAAGATTGACTTCTTTTAAACCCTTATTGAGTTTAGCCCAAATCTTGCGTGCGCCCTCAATAAGGGTGTGGGTTTTCTTTCCTTTTGGCGCATTGTCTATGAGCTCTGCTAAAGCCTTTTCTGCCTCTAGCTTTTCTTGCTTAAGGGCATTGATTCTATCCACAATGATTTCAAGATCAGCCTTTGTTCTAGCGTCCATCTTTTCAATATAGCTAAGTCCTTTCAGGCTTTCATTCTTAATGAGATCGTCATCATTTAATTTTAAGAGATCAATAAGGCCATCATAAGTTCTTTGGATAATTTGGTGATTTCTATTTTTCTTGTCTTTCTCACTTTGATATTTATCCTTAAGCTCTTTGCGCTCGACTTTATTCTTTTCCATGAGCTTTGCATAGGCTCTAGGCTCAATGCGTTTCACACCGCTTTTGCGGTTATCCACGCCTCTTTGCATACCTAAGATTGTAGCCACTTCGCTTTGGATCTGTCTAAGGTGTCTAGGTCTTATAGTGCGAAAAACATTTTTGCCCGTATGTTCGTCAAGCATAACAAACTCCATGTGCGCATGGTGATTGATAACGACATTGCCCTCTTCGTCTATATGCCCTTCATCTCTATGTATGGCGATTTGGTAGCATTGAAAGCCATATTCTTTTTTGAAGTGCCTAGCAAGCCTTTCTAGGTCTTGCATGGTAGTCGTGGGCTTGATATTGACGACAGCACTCCAAAGGTTGCGTGTGGATTTAAAGGGCTGATTAAAGGCTTGCTTATATCGCTCTTTGGCTTTGGCTACAAGCTCATCTCTTAATGCTAAGGCATCATCACAATTCCTATTGCACTCACAGCCATAGCCTAGCTCTTTGGCTAGTAAATATGTAGGCGGTGTTGTTCGGTCATTGTGTTTTAACTGAATATTGTTTGTAGGCTTGAAATTGATTGACGCAATGTTACCCATTTAGCCCCTATGCCTCCTAATGCTTTTGGTCATATAGTTAGTCTAGCACAAATAAAATGCTAAGGCATTTTCTCTAAGCCCCCTGCAAGGGCAAACTAGGCGGTGAGCTTGCGAACGAAACCCCCGTATGGGGGTCGCATAGTTTGCAAATTATGCAACACCCCTTACGGGGGTTCAGTCGCAAGCTCCTTTGCATAATTTGCCACTCAATCGCCGTGGGGGCTTAAAATGCAAATGATAATGGGGCAAAAACCTCTCACTCTTTATACTTCTTAAACCAGCTTTTAAAGTGTTTGACATTATCCAAGATAAAGGGATTTAAAGTCTTACGGGGTTTGTCTATGTCTTTAATGTCTACTCTAACTTTGCCATTCTCTATGTGTGCAATGTCTGTGATCTTAAGACTAGCAGAGATGCCATTGTTGTTCATGTAAAGATTGCGCCCAATGTATTCTGTCAAATCGTTGTTAGAGCTTGTGGCTTGGGGTTGCTTAGGGGTGTGTAGCTGCTGTGCTTGCGATTCCACAATTTGGTAGCCTCCCTTTGTCATAGCTGTTAAGAAAGTTTCTTTGTTAGCCAACACAGCACTCTTTGCTTGAAACTCTTTGCCCTCTCTGTAGTATTTCACTAAGATTTCATAGCCATCCTTGGCAGGCTGTATGCCATCAACCACAAGAACGACACTAGGGTCTTGGGGTTTGTAAAAAGCCATATCTATGACTTCTTGCATGTCTTTGTCTAGTTTGGTTTGTTTTGCTTGCTCCATAGAGTGTTTGAGCTGTTTCACTGCCTTTTCACTTCTAATTTTCCATGCAATGGTTCTTATATCTCTTTTAGCTTGTTCTCTGTCCTTGCTGGTCTTGGTGATGGGCTCAAAGTAGAATTGGATATGGGTGATGCGGTTACCCATGCCTTTGGTCTTTATCTTTTTATAGCAAAGGTTCTCAAAGTGTGGGAGCTTTTGGAGCTCTTGGGCAGCTGGTTTGAGAATTTGCATTTCGAGTTCGCCTATTGTGTAACTACTAGAAATCCCCATTAACTCTCTAAACTTACCCCACTCCATTTTAGGGGGTACGCCTGTACTTTTCCATTGCTTGAGAAGTCTATAAAGGGTCTTAGCGTATTTACCGCTGATATTTTGAAACTCCAAGAGCTCAAAGTAGGTGAAGTTGCCATGGAGGTAGTTAAGCAAGTAGCCAAAGTAAGGTGTATTCACTTGGATTTCCATGCTCTTAACTTGGGTTTTTTTGGTGTCGTGGTAGTTGATCCGCAACTTTCTAAAGAGCATAATGTTCTCTTTAGCATAAGGATAGAGTGCCCAAAAGCTAGCAGCTTTAATGTTTTTCCAAAATTTTTCAACGATCTTAGAGAGGTTTTCAAGGCTGACTTTGGTCTTAATCCCTATCATCGCTCTAATGTCTTCTGCTTCAAATACTAGGGTCTCATCCTCTTTGTCTTTGAGTTTGTTGAAGATGGCAAAGAGCAAATTGGCTTCTAATGCCCCTAAATTGCCTAGAGAAACGGAATTAACATCGTTGTGAAAGGTTACGTACTTTTCAGCGATCTCTGTGGGGATTGTGGGGGTATTTTGTGTGATGACTTCGGCTGTTATGGGTTGGTCTTGTGCTGTGGGTTGGTCTTGTGGGGGGTTTCTGTAATGGTGGGTGGGGTTATTGGTTTGTGGGGTTGAAGGTTCAACAGCATTTAGCAGACTTGACATTTTAACATAAAAATGCTAGAGTACTTGTCATTTCTAGGCGGGCCTTCTCCGCCACTTCAGCACCGTGACTAACACCGTAATTGGGGCTTTTCAGTGTTTTTGAGTTAGAACAACCGCCATTGCTAGGTGAATCTTTTTCCACCATTTGCATAACTCACAAGCTCAGGTGCAAAACTCCCTAACAAATCCTCTAAAAATAACGCGATCTTATCAGGTTGTAAGGCGATATACAGCTCTTGGGGTTTTAAGGTTTGTTTGGCTGGGGTAGGGTAGGCTGTGTGTTTGTCCTCTAGGATTTTGGCATTGAGTCTAGGGTCGCCCTTGGGGGTGTATTTGTAAAGGTTTTCAAAGTGAAACGCCCGATTTCTTAGCGTGCGTAAGAGTTGCAAAAGCAAGTCCGCTTTTTCATGGCGTTTGAGATGGGCGTTTTTGCGGTGTGCCAAATTTGTTTTAGTGCCAAAACGGTTTCTGTTCTTGTGGAAGTACCTCTTAAAATCTAGGTGGTCTAAAAAATCTAAAGCAAACACCTTGTCGTAGATTTTAAAATGCTCCACCACTTTAAGCCAAAAACCCATGCTCTGTTTGGAGATCAAGCCATCTTGGTGTGCCAAATCGCCATTGATTTGGATGCTTTTGGGCAAATGTTGCCACCACGCCCCCACTTGTTCTAATAGCACCGAGTCTATTTGGTTGCGGATCACCACTTCTAAAATGCCGATTTTGTGGCTTATGCGCCCAATGAGCGCAAAGTTAGCCTCATGTTCTGCTAGGTTGGCATACCCATCTAGTCGTTTGGCTGAAAACAGATTTTCTTGGGTGTTTTATGTCATCTCCAAATTTAATTCTTTAGCCATATCAGCTCCTTGTGTTTTTAATGGTCTGTGATTATATCATACAATCTATTTCTTAACTACAACAAAATTAAAATAACCAACCACAAATAAAAATAATTATATAAATATATAATATGAAAATATTTCTATTTTGATATGTTCTAAACAAAATTTTTAAATAACTTAAGAAAACTTTAAAAAATTATGTAGTATATTCTAATCACAAAATATATCAATTTAGTCAATTGATAGAAGGGAAAATGTATGGAATTGAAAAGAAATCAAAAAAATAATTATCATAATAATCATTATAATAATAACGACAACAACCCGTCTATGATAAACGTTTATTAGACACTAGCCATGCTGCTGATTTTTTGGGGGTAAATATAAGCACTATGATTGGTTGGCGTAAGGAAAAAAAAGGTCCTGCTTTTCTTTTACTGGGTGGTAAGGGCAAAGGTAATAGAAAATACCTTTACCCCATGTACAAGCTCGAAGAATTTAAAAGAGACAATCCACAGCTCTGTATCAATAGATTTGATAAAGATAAATATTACACTTTGGATGATCTATCTACTAGAAATGCAAATTCTCGTCCTGGCAAATTCGGCAAAGTCAATCGTAGTACGATGTTGAAATCGCTAACTTCAGAACCACAGTGGGCTAATGTTAAAAAACTTGAAGGATCTAGACATTATTTTGAAAAAGAATCATTAAGAAGATGCCTCTTGGAAAAAGGCATTGATGATGATAAAATATCTCACTATCTCAGTGTAAAAGAAGCTGCATTAGAGCTAGATGTCAGTGTAGGGCAGTTACATGCTTGGCGTAGAGATGGAACTGGGCCTACATACATTAACTTCGGCACAGTCTATTTATATCCTTTAGAGTTGCTAAAGCAATATACCGTAGAGCATGAGCCAATAAAAGGTGGTTTTGGAGAACACGGATGTGCTAGAGAGCTAAAAGTCAGTATAGATACACTTAGACAATGGAGAAAAGAAGGCAAGGGACCGAGATGGTGTGAGATAGATGGAGAAATCTATTACACAGAAGACGAAGTCAAACGATTTAAAAATCGCCAAAAATAGGCAAATTATCCGTAATTTTATCTGGCTGAATCTGACTGGAAAGGTGGGAGTTCATAAGCTCGCTTTGTAATTTTTGTCATTCAGTCGCCGTAGGGGCTAAAACTTTTTCAAAAGCTTCTCGTATTTGGCAATAAATTTTCTCATAGCCTCGCAGGGCAAACTTTACCCGATAAAGGCGTTAGCCGTGCCCCGTGTGGGCTTATTGAGTAAGTTTGCTTATTGAGTAAGTTTGCAAATTAACCTAGTAATTTTTATTTCACAAACCGCCACACGGGCTATTACTAGGTAGTTTGCCACTCAAACGCCGTGGGGGCTTAAAAGATATTTACTAGGTGTAGTGGAGGTTCTCACTACACAAGGGTGAGCAGTGTAAAGTAGCTATGAGCTATTTAGGCAGTAGCCTCTTGGCTATATTTCTCTATCCACTTCTGCAACTCTTGCATACTCTCAAACACATACACAAAATAATCAGGAGCATCACATTTGGGCACAGATTTTTTAAAGTAGTCTATGTAGATTTTTTCTTGGTAAAGCTTGGCGTTTTCTAAATCTTTTGGGCTAGGCTCAATGAGTTTAAATAAGGCTCCCACTCTTTTAGTGTTAGGGCTTTTGATGTAAGTGATTAATTGTGCGGTGTTGAAAGTGTGGGTTGTGCCTTTTTTGCCTTTGCCTTTTGGTGTGATTGCACCTATGGTGTGTGGGGGTTTAGCATTATTGCCAAAGTTTTCTAAAAAGTCTTGTGGGTTTGAAAACACATGTGTAAAGTATTCTTGTCCATCTTTTTTAAATTTTTCAATGTAGGTTTTATGTTCTTGTGCTCTGTAAAAGTCTTTCTCCGTGCCACCAATAATCTCAAATAGGGCAATCACTTCTGTATTAGTCTTGGACAAAATGGTATCCACTAACTTGACTTCTGTAAAGTTGTGCTGTGGTGTCTTGTTCTCAAAAAATGGAGCGAGCATGCCATGGGCACTTTGGATTTGGGCTTTTTGTGTGGCATTGATGGTGGGGGGTTGTTGGGGTGTGTTTGCTTTAGGTGGCTGTTGTTTGGCTTGTTGTTCGACTTTAAGAGCGGCGAGCTTTAATGTGGTATCTGAGTCTAACCCCCTTTGAAAATCTTTTAAAAACTGATCTATGTTCTCAAACACATACACAAACCTTCCTTCTCGTTCTTTTGTAGCTTTGAAGTATTGCCATTTGTCATTACCCTATA
This is a stretch of genomic DNA from Helicobacter sp. NHP19-012. It encodes these proteins:
- a CDS encoding replication initiation protein — its product is MSSLLNAVEPSTPQTNNPTHHYRNPPQDQPTAQDQPITAEVITQNTPTIPTEIAEKYVTFHNDVNSVSLGNLGALEANLLFAIFNKLKDKEDETLVFEAEDIRAMIGIKTKVSLENLSKIVEKFWKNIKAASFWALYPYAKENIMLFRKLRINYHDTKKTQVKSMEIQVNTPYFGYLLNYLHGNFTYFELLEFQNISGKYAKTLYRLLKQWKSTGVPPKMEWGKFRELMGISSSYTIGELEMQILKPAAQELQKLPHFENLCYKKIKTKGMGNRITHIQFYFEPITKTSKDREQAKRDIRTIAWKIRSEKAVKQLKHSMEQAKQTKLDKDMQEVIDMAFYKPQDPSVVLVVDGIQPAKDGYEILVKYYREGKEFQAKSAVLANKETFLTAMTKGGYQIVESQAQQLHTPKQPQATSSNNDLTEYIGRNLYMNNNGISASLKITDIAHIENGKVRVDIKDIDKPRKTLNPFILDNVKHFKSWFKKYKE
- a CDS encoding type II toxin-antitoxin system HicB family antitoxin — its product is MLLNAVIEKDEHGYFAFVPSLQGCVSQGESYEEALANIKEAIELYLETLEADELAHLSNTNFVIVPIEVALNA
- a CDS encoding Fic family protein — encoded protein: MLEHIKNDDYYPTFESKMAHLFFSCVKFHPFPDGNKRTAVYLCMHFFFINEKEIIDKLEEKLEKLVLDVAEDKISKDELRTIFKNFSVKANQKCEDIHITQLLTSDCETRE
- a CDS encoding Fic family protein; the encoded protein is MAYKLSDLSLLQREQLFRTLRVTLTHHSNAIEGLSLQLDETKQLLEKGLTAPNKPLHEQLIILGFANAYDLVVREASNKDTLLTIGFIKDLHYLLFKTALDITPQFVSKPIGTYRTAEVIVAGANFAPTPPIFIAQKLENLLFQYLSNALNLTQIAVFHAEYERIHPFIDGNGRTGRLIMAFQAIQNDLIPPLIVDSRRAEYLSFLESCKAEGDCGGFARFLESCQEQSLEHVEQ